In Aedes albopictus strain Foshan chromosome 3, AalbF5, whole genome shotgun sequence, the genomic window CGGCTTGTCCCATTACATCTTCCAGAGCGATCCTGAAGAGAAGAGACGCTTTATCGCAGTCCCTGGCCAGACCCGAATTAACTGAGgagttcaccagaaactcctctcacGCACTATTGCACACCGTTAGTTTTctaggaaaaccgttttcgtccatgattttttaCAGCTCTGTACGATCGGTAATCGTATGTAGTCTTGAAGTCGACGATTAGGTGATTTGTTGGGACCTGTTATTCATAGCATTTTTAGAGAATATGCcaaacggtgaagatctgatcaaTTATTGATATTCCCACCAGTGTGTAGTAAGTCGATGTGTCTATGAGCATTCGCATCGAAATGTCAATGCAGGTTTTGGAAAATGCATAACAAGTGTAGTTTATAAGATCACGCCCCAACGTTCCTAAATATAGAAACAAAATTGTTGATATGCATAAGCAGTTCAAATGTGTACGCGTATGCGTCGGAAGTTGCGAAATTCGAAGATAGTGCCGAACGAATACTTCGTTCAAAAGCTCAATGCAACCAACAAGTTggtcgactcactcaaagtgcaaattttcggtaataccagtccgtgtggtcaattatgaatttcaaataactcaacgtacatatgtacagatgggtaaattattggttaaattgggaaaaaatccacagctcaggtgagatttgaactcacgaccctttatcgctagacaagtgctttaccaactaagctaccgagccaattaatgacccggcaacttagttgtcataaggttcaattctaatctcatcgatctatatcatcttcccctaaaccgcaaatataatcaTCTcttttgtacatatgtacgaagagcgaaagcgatttgtttattgtttgaaactgtattGAAACTGTATTGAAACAGGcaccgcttcctcaaccacttgtagaggaagttggtaaagcacttgtctagcgaataagggtcgtgagttcaaatctcacctgagctgtggattttttcccaatttatccaataatttacccatctgtacatatgtacgttgagttatttgaaattcacaaCAAGTTGGTCTTGCCTAGAggaatctgaaggaactcctacaggaatccctgaatgagctCCAGAAGGAACCCGTGacaaaactcctgtagaaaatcctgttcgaatctctgaaaaaactctGGGCGAAATTCTTGTACAGTGAcctcacaatttatgaatcggcaaaaatgaccacagtttatggatcactcatttgatcaacatggtgattcataaatagtgtacaaaattaaggtgattcatcggtgtggggtcactgtacaaacTACTGGGAGAGTCCCATACACTGAGCCAACTCCCCCGGTCTTAATTATATGTCAGTCctatattactgcactattggaataACATATGAATCTAATCGTAGGTTGAAAAtgggaagtgagagttatatgcgacgcatgtggtatgactctcagaTCGCCATTATACTGTTATGTGTCttgcattttgcttctatcatgTGGGCTGGGTGCGCCAATGTATATGCATCTCTAATAATAtccttcacattttgaaaaaaagtttccttgggctggagcgggaatcgaactcacaacgcctaaatgaccgacgccgctaggcgcacgaccacgaagctcacttATTGGAATTGCGAAATTCTGCAAAACGTATTCCACTTTAGCTGCCAATGTTGCATTTCCACCCGGCAACCATGCAAAGCTAATGTGTCgatcgtgttatgtgcatataactccgatatgcgcaagtATCATTGAGTTTTATTAGAAGGCTTTTCAATCTGAACTGTTAATGTTGTGATACGTATAACGATTCATTTAACTTGAACGTGTCAGGCTACGGGTACAATGTAcgtgtacactcagaaataaaagtatacacggaattactattatttatgcattttgtatacgcatctctctcactctctttctgttttcatgctatttggtgcttcgcctgggttgacgaaacacttctcttcaacccaggctaaacggcagatagcatgaaaacagaaagagagtgaaagagatgcggatacaaaatgcataaataatagtaattccgtgtatatttttatttctgagtgtagtgtctgataaaataggctcttggaattatttcagtgtaaaaaatacatttacagtgaccccacaccgatgaatcaccttaattttgtacactatttatgaatcaccatgttcatcaaatgagtgatccataaactgtggtcatttttgctgattcataaattgtggggtcactgtacaatacaatacaatcctTGAAATTGAAACCTTGGATGAATCACTGATGGAACTTCTTAGATGGATTCTCCAGGAATGAGATTCTGAAGGATCATTGAACTTGCTTTAATCGATTTAGAAAgaaaaagtcctgaagaaattttcttgaggaattcctgaagatgtacctgaaggagtctttgaagaaatacctagagaaatttctttaaaaaaacatgGAGGTGAACCATTagagtaattctggaggaattagggtatcgcgccacttgggcagtggcttctatattcgtctgttttccactataactcagtcaattttgaaccaattgacttgaaatgttgtacacgggcagatactatacctatctcactacattccaaaagttgtgtcaattggttcaaatttgactgagttatagtggaaaacagacgaatatagaagccaccgcccaagtggcgcgattccctacttgaaaaaaaatcttggaggaactcctgaagtaattttctgaggaattcctgaaaaaaaattcagaaaataatcCTGAcaaaactcttggtggaatccttCTTAacataattccttgaggaatccctcgaAAGAATCTAAGaagtatttcctggaataattcctgaaaaaaaaaaactcctagatgcATCTGCGAAGTAATTCCTGGCGAAATGCCTTAAGGAAGCCCCGAATAACTGcttgaggaatccataaaggaagtcgcagagaaatccctgaatgatctccaggaagaactcctgaaggaactctttgagaaatccctgaagaaactcatagaggaatcgTTGAAGAACCCCCTTAAGGaactcgtggatgaattcctaaggaatcattgaagaaattccgagaatatgatgatggtgatgatgattgaGTACCCACCACCAGcgtaaggattacctatggctgcagaatcataccggaagggaatgatctacctgatggtttgttgtagcagggtaagctaaattcactggaaaccttcggaagacaacacgacgGTTGTTATCTCAACAAAGAACtatggaaactatgagcaacctcagggaagatcgggtaaccaaccccggtgggaactttggtcgtaagccgacagggaaggggggggggttgcttcggcaaacctgagcgtctgatccccatgttaggggcggctgatctacgtccgagtgccaggaaaggactctaagctcaactgtgcactatggtcctccggaaagtaggaggttggtgttaggccctacgagccagccgtaaaaaaacattgtaacggaaaatcagcaacagaatcatacgaaccgagaccaacggcaacgaccccagcgaacaaaaaggacttgcgattggaaactcggtacatggaactgccgatttctcaacttcattgggagcacccgcatactcgccgaactACTGAagcaccgcgggttcggcatcgtagcgctgcaggaggtgtgctggacaggatccatggtgcgaacgtgtagaggtaattataccatctaccagagctgcggcaacacacgcgaactgggaacagctttcatcgtgatgggtgatatgcagaggcgcgtgatcggatggtggccgatcgacgaaagaatgtgcaggtagaggatcaagggccgattcatcaacttcagcataataaacgtgcacagcccacactccggaagtactgatgatgacaaggacgcattttacgcgcagctcgaacgcgagtacgatcgctgcccaagccacgacgtcaagatcatcataggtggtttgaacgctcaggtaggccaggaggaggaattcagaccgacgattggtaagttcagcgcccaccagcagacgaaagaaaacggcctacgactcattgatttcgccgcctccaaaaatatggccatacgtagcacctttttccaacacagcctcccttatcgttacacctggaaatcaccacagcagacggaatctcaaatcgaccacgttctgattgacgggcggcacttctccgacattatcgacgtcaggacctatcgtggcgccaacatcgactccgaccactatctggtgatggtcaaactgcgcccaaaactctccgtcatcaacaatgtacggtaccggtgaccgccacggtacaacctagagcgactgaagcaaccggatgtcgcctcagcatacgcgcagaatctcgaaaccgcgttgccagacgagggcgagctcgatgaggcccctctagaggactgctggagtacagtgaaagcagccatcaacgacgcagcagagagcaccatcgggtacgtggaacggaatcgacggaacgaatggttcgacgaagagtgcagaacggttttggaggagaagaacgcagcgagggcggtaatgctgcagcaagggacccgacagaacgtggaacgttacaaacagaagcgaaaacagcagacccgcctctttcgggagcaaAAACgcagcctggaagaagcggagtgtgaagaaatggaactgcggtaccgttcccaagaaacacgaaagttctatcagaagctcaacgcatcccgcaacggcttcgtgccgcgagccgaaatatgcagggataaaggcggaggcctcttgacggacggacgtgaggtgatcgataggtggaagcagaacttcaatcagcacctgaacggcgtggagaacgtaggcacgggagcccacggcaacggaaggaacgacgatgccagtgcagcggaggacggaaatgaaccaactcccacgctgaggaaagttaaggatgccattcaccagctcaaaaccaacaaagcagctggtaaggatggaatcgcagctgaactcatcaagatgggcccagtaaagttggccacctgtctgcatcggctgatagtcaggatctgggaaaccgaacagctaccggaggagtggaaggaagcggtaatctgccccattcacaagaaaggcgaccatttggaatgtgagaacttcagggcgatcactattttgaatgctgcctacaaagtgctatcccagatcatcttccgtcgtctgtcacctaaaacaaatgagttcgtgggaagttatcaagccggcttcatcgacggccggtcgacaacggaccagatctttaccgtacggcaaatcctccagaaatgccgtgaataccaggtcccaacgcaccacctgttcatcgacttcaaagcggcatacgatagtatcgaccgcgcagagctatggagaatcatggatgaaaacggctttcctgggaagctgactagactgattaaagcaacgatggacggtgtgcaaaactgcgtaagggtttcgggtgaactatccagttcattcgtatctcgccggggactgcgacaaggtgacggactctcatgtctactcttcaacatcgcgctggaaggtgtgatgcgacgagccgggctcaacagccggggaacgattttcacaaaatccggtcaatttgtgtgctttgcggatgacatggacattgtcgctagaacatttggaacggtggcagaactgtacacccgcctgaaacgcgaagcagcaaaggtcggactggtggtgaatgcctcaaaaacaaagtacatgctggtaggcggaaccgaacacgaccggatccgtctgggtagtaatgttacgatagatggggatactttcgaggtggtggaggaattcgtctacctcggatccttactgacggctgacaacaacgtgagccgtgaaattcggaggcgcatcatcagcggaagtcgggcctactacgggctccagaagaaactgcggtcgaaaaagattcacccacgcaccaaatgcaccatgtacaaaacgctaataagaccggtgatcctctacgggcacgagacatggaccatgctcgaggaggacctacaagcactcggagttttcgagcgacgcgtgctaagaacgatcttcggcggtgtgcaggagaacggtgtgtggcggagaaggatgaaccacgagctcgctgcactttacggcgaacccagcatccagaaggtggccaaagccggaagaatacggtgggcagggcatgttgcaagaatgccggacaacaaccctgcaaagctggtgtttgcaacggatccggtcggcacaagaaggcgtggagcgcagagagcacgatgggcggaccaggtggagcgtgacttggcgagcattgggcgtgaccgaggatggagagcggcagccacaaaccgagtattgtggcgttgtattgttgattatgtcttgtcttaatgatgtggaacaaataaatgtatgtatgtatgtatgattgaTGACACGCTTTAAAGCTAGCCTTTTTTTTCCAGTGTGCCTGTTATGCAGTTacattggtcaatgagacaaaatgacttagtattttttcataaatcctagaacaaacttgaaatttttattcaGGAAGTCGAAAGTACTTGCGAGTTGATGGTGATCCccgataaaaaaaactcaatactatcaaaatatgcaaatgttacaaatatgcagttatgggcagtgctgCAATGACCTAAACAAACCACCACaagtgggcaagacaaagtttgccggggtagCTAGTTTTATCCGATTTTCCCTAAGGCTGATTCTACGAAGAGATAAGGATAGGAGATTTTGGGAAGTGGGAAGAagtaaactgccgtgaatcgcatatctgtcccatttgcataggaaatccagcaaagatgggattgatatgcgattcacggcagtaaatgAATGGTAAAAACGGAAATGCTTtgatataataataaatataattCAATATACATTTACAGCTTATGTTTCATTAGCACAACAATTTGTATACAAAGTACAAGTAACTGGGATACAATAATTACACTAACAGTACGTTATAGTCACATATCCAAAAATCAACCCTATTCCTTCGTTATCAACTGCACAATCGTCCCGATCACTTTGCGCCCTTGTTCGTGATTGGCCAAATTCAGCAGCGGGTCGCTAATCTTCAACTCCAGCATCTTAGCCAGCTCGAGTCGCAGAAACTTCATCATCTCCGCAACCTGATGCGTTTCGGCCTGCAATGCAATCCAACCATCTTCCAGCAGAATGACGAAATCTCCGCCGTGCAGTTCTATCCGGAGGTCACTGCCGGAGAAGAGGACCAAGGGAAGCAGCGGGACCATCGTCGTTTCCCGGATGTAGATTCGCGAGGTTTTGACCTTCTCCTGATAGACTAGGAAGGGGGAGTTGAAGTGGCCGAATTTGGAGTTGATGGAGGACGGGTGCAGGAATACGTATCCGTCCTGTTGGGTTTTGAACCGCAGGTCGGATGGTTGCGGAAGTCTGGGGACGGCACCGCCGGCTCCGCTGATGAAGGACTTTTCCGGGGTTAGGACTTTGATCACGTTGGGGTAGAGGGCGGCGCAGAGGATAGCGGCCAGCAGGCGGTTGTTTTCTCCGTTGGAGTTGATGTCCGATCCGGTGAGTTCTAGGAGTTCATCTTTGACGAACTTCCCCCGGCGACCGCTGAGATCGATCGGGACGAAACCGATGGAGACCAGGAGTTCCAAGAATTGATACTTCATTTCACCTATCGTTTGGAGGGTTTTCGTGGACAGGTAGTTCTCTTCGGCGTAGCAATGAGCGGCGTAACGACTTCGCTTGGTAGTTTCCTTCCACTTCCGGTAGGCGTTGAGCATCGTCAAATGGTCACTGTTGGCGATGCCGAATTGGCGCTTCCGGCTGTCCGCTTCGTCTCTTTTCGTGAACGGGGACACGAAGGGGCTCTTGTAGCTGAGGCAAGCAGCGATGGTTAGGACGCTGTCCAAGCACTGGAAGATGGCTCCGAAAAGCATGAGTTTACCTGTAAAGAGTCAACATGGACAATGTATGCAGATACTGAAAATGCATTGTGTAGTGATTACCTATCCGAACGTCCACCGGAAGCGTGGCCAAATGGTGTCCAAGCGATGTCAGGTTCTCGCCCAAATCGAACGCTCCCACGTCGATCAATCGTTTCTTGGCTGCCTCGATGTTCTCCTCCGAGGGTGGCTCGATCGTTCCCATCAGCACATCCTTCAGCGAACTGCCCTGCAAAGTTTCCAGCGTCTTGATCCGCAACAGCAGTGGTTCCAGTGGTATCCGGTGGATTTCCGGTACGGGTTGCCCGAGAATATGATTCGTGAATCGAGGCCTCGTGAACAGATGGATGCAAACTCCGGGCATGACACGTCCGGCACGACCCTTCCGCTGGAGGGCATTCGCTCGGGAGACCCACACCACGTCCAGCGATTCCATGTTCCGGTTCGAGTCGAAGCGTTTCTCCTTCATCTGACCGCAGTCGATCACAAACACGCAATCGTCGATGGTGACCGACGTTTCGGCAATGTTGGTGCTGAGGACGATTTTCCGCTTGCCCTTGGGGGCTTTTCGGAAGACTAGGGCCTGTTCTTCGTTGGTTAGGGTGGAGTGTAGCGGAACCAGGATGAATTTGTTTTCGCGAGGACCGAACAGTTTGCTTTCGCTGAGGGCTTCGTGGATGGTTTGGATTTCTGCCAGACCCGGGAGGAATATGACGATGGAACCCTCCTGGGGCCAACCGTGGTCGGTGCCTTCGACGATGTACCGCAGAACGTGTTCGATCAGTTCCGCGTTGATGCGAAGCGGGTCCATCAGATAGAGGGTTTTGCACGTTGCTTTGGAGTAATCTGAAAATGGAAGGGGATTTGATTATTGAAACTGTAGAAAGTTGACTCTATTAACAGTGCAAACTTACCGGAATACCTCGCAAACATATCGGCCATCTTGAGGTTCTCGTCCTTGATCGTTTTGGCCGGAGCGGCATTCGCAGCTTTAACGTCCGCGTATTCCAGCTCCTGCAGCAGCTGTTCCTCCTCGCCTTTCCGCAGCTTGCGACAGAACTGTGAATCGGCTTCCAGCACAAAGCCGCTCTTCTcgaggatatcctccaggaatagtTGCTCCACGGGGAAAGTCCGGCCGGGAATGTCCAGCACGGGGACATCACCGAAGTAGGACGAGAACAGATTCGAGTTGAGAGTGGCTGACATAAGGATGACTTTGAGATCGGAACGCttttccagaagttgcttcaggatCAGGAGCAGGAAGTCGGATTCTTCGGACCGTTCGTGGACTTCGTCCACCAGGATATGGGTCACGTTGGACAGCATAGGCTCGGATTGAAGCCGCCGCAGGAGAATTCCGGTGGTGCAGANNNNNNNNNNNNNNNNNNNNNNNNNNNNNNNNNNNNNNNNNNNNNNNNNNNNNNNNNNNNNNNNNNNNNNNNNNNNNNNNNNNNNNNNNNNNNNNNNNNNNNNNNNNNNNNNNNNNNNNNNNNNNNNNNNNNNNNNNNNNNNNNNNNNNNNNNNNNNNNNNNNNNNNNNNNNNNNNNNNNNNNNNNNNNNNNNNNNNNNNNNNNNNNNNNNNNNNNNNNNNNNNNNNNNNNNNNNNNNNNNNNNNNNNNNNNNNNNNNNNNNNNNNNNNNNNNNNNNNNNNNNNNNNNNNNNNNNNNNNNNNNNNNNNNNNNNNNNNNNNNNNNNNNNNNNNNNNNNNNNNNNNNNNNNNNNNNNNNNNNNNNNNNNNNNNNNNNNNNNNNNNNNNNNNNNNNNNNNNNNNNNNNNNNNNNNNNNNNNNNNNNNNNNNNNNNNNNNNNNNNNNNNNNNNNNNNNNNNNNNNNNNNNNNNNNNNNNNNNNNNNNNNNNNNNNNNNNNNNNNGGATTCTCAGAAAGAACACCTGTACAATTCCCGGACGTCTTCCAGatggaatttttagaagatttccagaaaaaaaatcccatggAAGATTTCAGGAAGTTAGTCCAGGAAGGCTTttagaagaaaattctgaaggattcttaGATAGACGGCcggaggattcctagaagaaactcctggaggatttccagagaaaaacTTGAaggtttccagaagaaatttgtggaggattctcAGATacaactcttggaggattcccagaagaaactcctagagatttTCAAAATGCACTCCTAGAGGATCCCTATAAGGAACATCtgatgaaatttcagaagaattttctgggAATACCTAGAACagacttctggaagatttgcggaaggaattccgggaacgcttccatcagaaattcctgaaatattttcggAAACAGCTTTTGCAGGATTTCCAGAAGTATTCCTCGAGGCTTCCCAGAAGAAATTGGAAGACTAccaaaaggaattcaaggagggcctcccaaaaggaatttttgaaggattcccagaaattatttttggataatTTGTAGAAAGATCTCCTgggagatttccagaaggaattccaggaaggtttttacaaaaaaaatcccagaaagaattcttgaaagatttccaaaaaGACTTCTTCGACCAAAGAAAATTGGAAGATTTCCAGATGctcgcagaagaaatttctggaggattctcaaaatcaactcttgaggaattcctagaaggaacttttggaggtctcccagaagaaactcctagaggattcccacatgtcatttttgaaggattttacagAAGACTCTTttggaggattctcagaaggaatttctggcgatttCCAGAACGAATGCTAGGAAGGCTTTCagaaaggatttctggaagattttctgaaaaagctCTCAGAAGATTCCCAGAAGAGGCTTCCCTGAAGaaactggaagatttccagatggAATTTCTTTTAGGTTCCCAAaagtaattccagaaagaactcttggaggatacctagaaggaacttttggagaatttccaggaagaactcccaaatgtttcaaaaggaactcctggacgatttCCAGAACGAACTATTGGGCAATTTTCTCATAGATGAACTCATAGAAGACTCTCAGAAGGAAGTCTTTGAAAATTAGCAAAAAAGATGATTCAacatgaactcttggaggaattccagaagaaactcccggaggactgTCAGAAGGAACTAaacgattttcaaaacaaaagaaaCTCGATTTCCACACTTCGGTACGATTTTAAGGAAAATGTTttggaggattctcagaaagaattcctggtgatttCCAGAAGATATTTCCTAGgcttctagaaggaatttctgaaagattttttgagaaagctCCCcgaagattcctggaagaaacccgtgGAGTTGcgctcccagaaggaactctagaaAGAGCACtttgaggattcctagaaggaacttttggagaatttccagaaaaaaaaactcccagatGATTCTCAGAaggcaatcctggaggatttccagaacgaATTCCTGAGCAATTTTCACAAAGAACTCATGGAGCactccctgaaggaagtctttgaaaatcaccaaaaagaagatttttagaaagaactcttggaggactcctagaaggaattcatggtgaaCTCCCAGAAGGAAGTCCTTCAGAATTACCAAAAAGAAGATTTT contains:
- the LOC134289603 gene encoding putative ATP-dependent RNA helicase DHX57, giving the protein MLSNVTHILVDEVHERSEESDFLLLILKQLLEKRSDLKVILMSATLNSNLFSSYFGDVPVLDIPGRTFPVEQLFLEDILEKSGFVLEADSQFCRKLRKGEEEQLLQELEYADVKAANAAPAKTIKDENLKMADMFARYSDYSKATCKTLYLMDPLRINAELIEHVLRYIVEGTDHGWPQEGSIVIFLPGLAEIQTIHEALSESKLFGPRENKFILVPLHSTLTNEEQALVFRKAPKGKRKIVLSTNIAETSVTIDDCVFVIDCGQMKEKRFDSNRNMESLDVVWVSRANALQRKGRAGRVMPGVCIHLFTRPRFTNHILGQPVPEIHRIPLEPLLLRIKTLETLQGSSLKDVLMGTIEPPSEENIEAAKKRLIDVGAFDLGENLTSLGHHLATLPVDVRIGKLMLFGAIFQCLDSVLTIAACLSYKSPFVSPFTKRDEADSRKRQFGIANSDHLTMLNAYRKWKETTKRSRYAAHCYAEENYLSTKTLQTIGEMKYQFLELLVSIGFVPIDLSGRRGKFVKDELLELTGSDINSNGENNRLLAAILCAALYPNVIKVLTPEKSFISGAGGAVPRLPQPSDLRFKTQQDGYVFLHPSSINSKFGHFNSPFLVYQEKVKTSRIYIRETTMVPLLPLVLFSGSDLRIELHGGDFVILLEDGWIALQAETHQVAEMMKFLRLELAKMLELKISDPLLNLANHEQGRKVIGTIVQLITKE